From a single Fusobacterium ulcerans ATCC 49185 genomic region:
- a CDS encoding autotransporter outer membrane beta-barrel domain-containing protein, with product MKIKKILPLVFAAVSAGLFGGTHDLQTNLSEINGKIITDRGSSQFRESLMFKKMNRRGYSGSSQYIEGIGKIKSSYDKDDYNTDYDAKIKGFLMATNSTFLSNPDLMTGMSFGYIKSKADFDDSFGSDQKIRTYGLNTYLAYNKDNWLFIGRAGYDESKNILRSKNISNIVYRTKNYSLGAEGGYFFELGEKSLLYPYLGLGWNQYTTKGHDGISTSNDRVGSGNAGLMYSKEMGDKFLFTGNAEWSYEFADRKRFITDSGKIKALEVSRDTGMISIGMGYYIDPDFLINVKYQGYINKNYYYDMIVLGFIHNF from the coding sequence ATGAAAATTAAAAAAATACTACCTTTGGTATTTGCAGCTGTTTCTGCTGGCTTATTTGGAGGAACTCATGATCTTCAAACCAATCTTTCAGAAATAAATGGAAAAATAATAACTGATAGAGGGAGCAGTCAGTTCAGAGAAAGTCTAATGTTCAAAAAAATGAACAGAAGAGGTTACAGTGGAAGTTCTCAATATATTGAAGGAATAGGAAAAATTAAATCAAGTTATGATAAAGATGATTATAATACTGATTATGATGCTAAAATCAAAGGTTTTTTGATGGCTACTAACAGTACTTTTTTATCAAATCCTGATCTGATGACTGGAATGAGTTTTGGATATATAAAATCAAAAGCCGACTTTGATGATTCTTTTGGCAGTGACCAAAAAATAAGAACTTATGGATTAAATACTTATCTTGCTTATAATAAAGATAACTGGCTTTTCATTGGAAGAGCTGGGTATGATGAAAGTAAAAATATCTTAAGAAGCAAAAATATTTCCAATATAGTTTATAGAACTAAAAATTATTCTCTAGGAGCAGAGGGAGGCTATTTTTTCGAACTTGGAGAAAAGTCACTGCTTTATCCTTATTTAGGACTTGGATGGAATCAATATACTACCAAAGGTCATGATGGAATATCTACATCTAATGACAGAGTAGGAAGTGGAAATGCTGGACTTATGTATTCTAAAGAAATGGGAGATAAGTTTCTATTTACAGGAAATGCAGAATGGTCTTATGAATTTGCAGATAGAAAAAGATTTATCACAGATTCAGGGAAAATAAAGGCATTAGAAGTATCAAGAGATACTGGAATGATTAGTATAGGTATGGGGTATTATATTGACCCAGATTTTCTAATCAATGTAAAATATCAGGGATATATAAATAAAAACTATTATTATGACATGATAGTTTTAGGATTTATACATAATTTCTAA
- a CDS encoding Bax inhibitor-1/YccA family protein: protein MNEYDLNEMRNEQGVYVNVETTNRFLRKVFLNMVVGVLITTIVPIYLFGFNARLLYSIMPYFKIIMFAEIALVFGLSLGINKMSSGTARMMFFLYSLMNGILFSSLGFVFHPVSIFYTLGVALIMFIVIAAYGYTTKEDLSSYGKYLMTGLISIIIMSVINFFLKAPILYWLGTVLGIVIFSALIAYDVNRIKKIAFQMANGDEEVMNKLGIIGALNLYLDFINLFLYLLRIFGKRRR, encoded by the coding sequence ATGAACGAATATGATTTAAATGAGATGCGTAACGAACAAGGGGTCTATGTCAATGTGGAGACAACTAATAGATTTCTTAGAAAAGTTTTTTTAAACATGGTAGTTGGAGTGCTTATTACAACAATAGTTCCAATATATCTATTTGGTTTTAATGCAAGACTGCTGTATTCTATAATGCCTTATTTTAAAATAATAATGTTTGCAGAAATAGCTCTTGTATTTGGATTGAGTTTAGGAATCAATAAAATGTCTTCTGGAACTGCGAGAATGATGTTCTTTCTTTATTCACTAATGAATGGAATTCTTTTCAGCAGTTTAGGATTTGTATTCCATCCTGTAAGTATATTTTATACTTTAGGGGTAGCTTTGATAATGTTTATAGTTATTGCTGCTTATGGATATACTACTAAAGAAGATCTCAGCAGTTATGGTAAATATTTAATGACTGGGCTTATAAGTATAATCATAATGTCAGTGATTAATTTCTTCCTTAAAGCTCCAATACTTTACTGGCTTGGAACTGTCTTAGGAATAGTTATTTTCTCAGCTCTTATTGCATATGATGTAAACAGAATTAAAAAAATAGCTTTCCAAATGGCAAACGGTGATGAAGAAGTTATGAATAAACTTGGAATAATTGGTGCTCTTAATCTTTATCTTGACTTTATAAATTTATTCCTATATCTTTTAAGAATATTTGGTAAAAGAAGAAGATAG
- a CDS encoding iron-containing alcohol dehydrogenase — MKNFNYNVSTKILFGTGKVDELGNEVKKIGSKVLLVYGKGSIKKNGLYDKVIEVLKREEITIFELPNVDPNPRIECVYYGAEICKREGIELVLAIGGGSTIDCAKAIAAQSRYNGDVWEDLYVKNKIKQLTSALPVASVLTLAATGSEMNGNSVISNMNENRKLSIGSDLLRPVFSILDPIYTYSVNKYQTAAGTADIMSHIFEQYFSPDHDGFLQNRLMEGLLKTIIHFGPIAYNEPENYEARANLMWGSSLALNGLLTYGKISTDWATHGMEHELSAYHDITHGVGLAILTPVWMEYVLSDENVHRFEEYGKYVWDISGDDPMAIAKEAINKTREFFKSLNIPSTLQEVGIKEENLEKMADAAVAFGPLGTMKKLHKADVLEILKRAF, encoded by the coding sequence ATGAAGAATTTTAACTATAATGTAAGTACAAAAATACTTTTTGGTACTGGAAAAGTAGATGAGCTTGGAAATGAAGTAAAAAAAATTGGAAGTAAAGTGCTTTTAGTTTATGGTAAAGGAAGTATAAAGAAAAATGGACTTTATGATAAAGTTATAGAAGTATTAAAAAGAGAAGAAATCACTATTTTTGAGCTGCCAAATGTAGATCCTAATCCTAGAATTGAGTGTGTATATTATGGAGCTGAAATATGCAAAAGAGAAGGAATAGAACTTGTATTGGCTATTGGTGGGGGAAGTACAATAGATTGTGCAAAAGCAATAGCAGCACAAAGCAGATACAATGGTGATGTGTGGGAAGACCTTTATGTTAAAAATAAAATAAAGCAGTTAACTTCAGCTCTTCCAGTTGCTTCTGTGCTTACATTAGCAGCTACTGGAAGTGAAATGAATGGAAACAGTGTAATCTCAAATATGAATGAAAATAGAAAATTATCAATAGGAAGCGATCTTCTCAGACCTGTATTTTCAATACTTGATCCAATATATACTTATAGTGTAAATAAATATCAGACAGCTGCAGGAACAGCTGATATAATGAGTCATATATTTGAACAGTACTTTTCACCTGACCATGATGGTTTTTTACAAAATCGTTTGATGGAAGGACTTTTAAAAACTATAATACATTTTGGACCTATTGCATATAATGAGCCTGAAAATTATGAAGCCAGAGCAAATCTTATGTGGGGAAGTTCTTTAGCCTTGAACGGACTCCTAACTTATGGTAAAATATCAACAGACTGGGCTACTCATGGAATGGAACATGAACTGAGTGCTTATCATGATATAACTCATGGTGTTGGGCTTGCTATTCTTACTCCTGTATGGATGGAATATGTATTATCAGATGAAAATGTTCATAGATTTGAAGAATATGGAAAATATGTGTGGGACATTTCTGGAGATGACCCTATGGCTATTGCAAAAGAAGCAATAAATAAGACTAGAGAATTTTTTAAATCTCTAAATATCCCAAGTACTTTACAAGAGGTAGGAATAAAAGAAGAAAATCTTGAAAAAATGGCTGATGCAGCTGTTGCTTTCGGGCCTCTTGGAACAATGAAAAAGCTTCATAAAGCTGATGTACTTGAGATTTTAAAAAGAGCTTTTTAA
- a CDS encoding NAD(P)/FAD-dependent oxidoreductase codes for MKININNIIISLDKNQDKEILKELEKRGIKKDNIEILRWNKRSIDSRQKNDIKFIYNIEVLLKKEVDISSLSNVFPVKEKEKTVREPLFKNKEVAVIGAGPAGLFSALRLVEYGYIPLVFERGEEVDKRDITNNRFISDSILNPESNVQFGEGGAGTYSDGKLNTRIKSEYIDKVFKELVDCGAQEEILWDYKPHIGTDVLKVVVKNIREKIKSMGGKFYFNTKMENLLIKNNSITGIEILNKDGIKEIINIDSVILAIGHSSRDTYRMLHKKGVHLENKPFAVGARIEHLRSDIDKMQYGKYADHPLLGAATYSVTYNNKKEDRGVFSFCMCPGGVIVNAASEVGKTLVNGMSYSKRDGKFSNSAIVVGIKENEFGDELFSGMKFQENLERKTYEIANNYGAAYQNVIDFMDDKATSYTIESSYEMKMNSSDLNNLFPKFINDNMKAAFQQWGKNNYFISRNVNLIAPETRTSAPVKITRDIKGQSININGLYPVGEGAGYAGGIVSAAVDGLKIVDLSFSKIIV; via the coding sequence ATGAAAATAAATATTAACAATATAATAATTTCATTGGATAAAAATCAAGATAAAGAAATATTAAAAGAACTTGAAAAAAGAGGAATAAAAAAAGATAATATAGAAATATTGAGGTGGAATAAAAGATCCATTGACAGTCGTCAAAAAAATGACATAAAATTTATTTACAATATAGAGGTTTTATTAAAAAAAGAGGTAGACATATCATCATTATCTAATGTTTTTCCAGTAAAAGAAAAGGAAAAAACAGTAAGAGAGCCTTTATTTAAAAATAAAGAAGTTGCTGTAATAGGAGCAGGGCCAGCAGGGTTATTTTCTGCACTGAGGCTTGTTGAATATGGATATATTCCTCTTGTTTTTGAAAGAGGAGAAGAGGTAGATAAAAGAGATATAACCAACAATAGATTTATATCAGATTCTATTCTTAACCCAGAATCAAATGTACAATTTGGTGAAGGGGGAGCTGGAACATATTCTGATGGAAAACTTAATACAAGAATAAAGAGTGAATATATAGATAAAGTATTTAAAGAGCTTGTTGATTGTGGAGCTCAGGAAGAAATACTGTGGGATTACAAACCACATATTGGAACAGATGTATTAAAAGTTGTAGTGAAAAATATTCGTGAGAAAATAAAAAGTATGGGTGGAAAATTTTACTTCAATACTAAAATGGAAAATCTTCTTATAAAAAATAATTCTATTACAGGAATTGAAATTTTAAATAAAGATGGGATAAAAGAGATTATCAACATAGATTCTGTAATATTAGCAATAGGACATTCATCAAGGGATACTTATAGAATGCTTCATAAAAAAGGAGTTCATTTAGAAAATAAACCTTTTGCAGTAGGAGCAAGAATAGAGCATTTAAGAAGTGACATAGATAAAATGCAGTATGGAAAATATGCTGACCATCCTTTATTAGGTGCAGCTACATATAGTGTTACATATAACAATAAAAAAGAGGACAGAGGAGTATTTTCATTTTGTATGTGTCCTGGAGGGGTTATAGTTAATGCTGCATCAGAAGTAGGAAAAACTTTAGTAAATGGAATGAGTTATTCTAAAAGAGATGGAAAATTTTCAAATTCTGCTATTGTAGTTGGGATAAAAGAAAATGAATTTGGAGATGAACTTTTTTCTGGTATGAAGTTTCAAGAAAATTTAGAAAGAAAAACTTATGAAATAGCAAATAATTATGGCGCTGCTTATCAGAATGTTATAGATTTTATGGATGATAAAGCAACTTCTTATACTATAGAGAGCAGTTATGAAATGAAAATGAATTCATCTGATTTAAATAATCTATTTCCTAAATTTATAAATGATAATATGAAAGCTGCCTTTCAACAGTGGGGAAAAAATAATTATTTTATATCCAGAAATGTAAATCTTATAGCTCCTGAAACTAGAACCTCTGCTCCTGTTAAAATAACAAGAGATATAAAAGGACAGTCTATCAATATAAATGGATTGTATCCTGTGGGGGAAGGAGCTGGATATGCAGGTGGGATAGTCAGTGCAGCAGTGGATGGCTTAAAGATTGTAGATCTTAGTTTCAGTAAAATTATTGTTTAA
- a CDS encoding HU family DNA-binding protein produces the protein MTKKEFVELYAKNGGFTKKDAERAVNLFLASVEDTLVKGDDITFVGWGKWEVKERAAREVRNPQTNKKMRIEAKKAVKFKVGKTLADKIK, from the coding sequence ATGACTAAAAAAGAATTCGTAGAATTATATGCTAAAAATGGGGGATTCACTAAAAAAGATGCTGAAAGAGCTGTAAACCTATTCTTAGCTTCTGTTGAAGATACACTTGTAAAAGGAGATGACATCACTTTTGTAGGATGGGGAAAATGGGAAGTAAAGGAAAGAGCTGCTAGAGAAGTTAGAAATCCTCAAACAAATAAAAAAATGAGAATAGAAGCTAAAAAAGCAGTTAAGTTCAAAGTTGGAAAAACTTTAGCTGACAAAATTAAATAA
- a CDS encoding tyrosine-type recombinase/integrase: MKTRALKFDELETVFLFIKSGVRKNGIKIRANPQVHLICLIQLNTGLRIGDVLSLKVSDFVDGRLSIKEQKTGKIQNRKINYEVVKIVEAYCRKRFLSRNDNIFNISVRWVQKILKKISICASIEGLSTHSFRKTYAHIQYTNNKFNIELVRRLLNHSSVSVTQKYLGITDHDVNIASEGFKVIF; encoded by the coding sequence ATGAAGACGAGGGCCTTAAAATTCGATGAACTAGAAACAGTTTTTTTATTTATAAAAAGTGGCGTAAGAAAAAATGGAATAAAGATAAGAGCTAATCCTCAAGTACATCTAATTTGTCTTATTCAGTTGAATACAGGGCTTAGAATAGGAGATGTACTGAGCTTAAAAGTAAGTGATTTTGTTGATGGAAGATTATCAATAAAGGAACAGAAAACGGGAAAGATACAAAATAGAAAAATTAATTATGAAGTTGTAAAAATAGTTGAAGCCTACTGCAGAAAGCGTTTTCTCAGTAGAAATGATAATATTTTCAATATATCCGTAAGATGGGTACAGAAAATACTAAAAAAAATTTCAATCTGTGCTTCAATTGAAGGACTCTCTACACACAGTTTCAGAAAAACCTATGCACATATCCAATATACAAATAATAAATTTAACATAGAGTTAGTGAGGCGGTTGCTTAACCATTCTTCTGTATCAGTCACACAAAAATATCTAGGTATAACTGATCATGATGTGAATATTGCCTCTGAAGGATTTAAAGTAATTTTTTAA